The following coding sequences are from one Spea bombifrons isolate aSpeBom1 chromosome 13, aSpeBom1.2.pri, whole genome shotgun sequence window:
- the GMEB2 gene encoding glucocorticoid modulatory element-binding protein 2, protein MAAPDVSVHVEEVVVVTTPDNMMDGGGVEEVKAVLVTSNRSLVDEALDSENVAAAAAAAFSATELKEAVLVKMEGEEEEEEEGMEAEIAYPITCGESKANLIWRKFVCPGINVKCVQYNDHLISPKEFVHLAGKSTLKDWKRAIRMNGVMLRKIMDSGELDFFQHSKVCSNTCRSTKIDLTASRVSLCSQMSTEYIPITPVSSESFSVNGSPTTITIETCDGSGDWTGMIGDETLAFWQGLRDTGLLGDVLQEFHHELLETMRGLKQRLQTPPIQLEDATLLNNIVQNFGLLDLIKKVLASHKSQMDRSREQYTRDLAALEQQCDEHRRRAKELKHKSQHLNNVLMTLTPVSAPPPAKRPRLTRATSGPATVSSQVATQPTQITLPQGMSLSQLTSLPFTKVMSSTSIPTSSTTSLLTKNSNSQAGSPSSPVLGGYTILTPSGGSYAGTTLEIHPDSSNLTVLSAAAMQDSNTVLKMVSPIQLLTLQGLGATIQNLAQLAPAGSTILAMPCGSGDGEDEQTTIEVTSLAEELEDK, encoded by the exons ATGGCTGCTCCGGATGTCAGCGTTCACGTGGAAGAGGTTGTGGTCGTCACCACGCCGGATAACATGATGGATGGCGGCGGTGTGGAGGAGGTGAAAGCTGTGCTGGTGACGTCCAACAG GAGCCTCGTGGACGAAGCCCTAGACTCAGAGAACGTGGCAGCCGCAGCAGCGGCAGCATTCAGCGCAACAGAGCTAAAAGAAGCCGTTTTAG TGAAGATGGAGggcgaggaggaggaggaggaggagggcatgGAGGCAGAGATCGCCTACCCTATAACCTGCGGTGAGAGCAAAGCCAATCTCATCTGGAGGAAGTTTGTGTGTCCGGGAATCAACGTCAAGTGTGTGCAG TACAACGACCATTTGATCAGCCCCAAGGAGTTTGTCCACCTGGCTGGGAAATCCACCCTGAAGGACTGGAAGCGGGCGATCCGGATGAACGGAGTCATGCTCAG GAAGATCATGGATTCCGGGGAGCTGGATTTCTTTCAGCACTCGAAGGTTTGTTCCAACACGTGCCGGAGCACCAAGATCGACCTGACGGCCAGCCGTGTGTCTCTCTGCAGCCAGATGTCCACCGAGTATATCCCCATCACTCCGGTGTCAAGCGAGA GTTTCAGCGTGAACGGGAGCCCCACGACTATAACCATCGAAACCTGTGATGGTTCTGGGGACTGGACCGGCATGATTGGAG ATGAGACTCTGGCGTTCTGGCAAGGCTTGAGGGACACAGGGCTCCTGGGTGACGTCTTACAGGAGTTTCACCATGAGCTCTTAGAAACGATGAGGGGACTGAAGCAGAGACTGCAGACGCCTCCGATCCAGTTAGAGG ACGCCACGTTGCTGAATAACATTGTCCAGAATTTTGGCCTGTTGGACCTGATTAAGAAAGTTCTGGCGAGTCACAAGAGCCAAATGGACCGTTCCAGGGAGCAGTACACGAGGGACCTGGCAG CACTCGAACAACAGTGTGATGAACACCGGAGACGGGCCAAGGAACTGAAGCACAAATCCCAGCACCTTAACAATGTCCTGATGACCCTGACGCCCGTCAGCGCTCCTCCTCCAGCCAAGCGACCGCGACTGACCAGAGCGACGTCCGGCCCTGCGACTGTCAGCTCACAGGTGGCCACCCAACCAACGCAGATAACCCTGCCTCAGGGAATGTCTTTATCCCAGCTGACCAGCCTTCCTTTCACCAAAGTAATGTCCTCCACCAGCATCCCAACATCCTCCACTACCTCCCTGCTGACCAAGAACTCCAACTCCCAAGCCGGCTCCCCTTCATCCCCGGTGTTAGGGGGTTACACCATCCTCACCCCCTCAGGGGGCAGTTACGCAGGCACCACGTTGGAGATTCATCCGGATTCCTCCAACCTCACCGTCCTGAGCGCAGCCGCCATGCAAGACAGCAACACTGTTCTAAAGATGGTGAGCCCTATCCAGCTCCTTACCCTCCAGGGCCTTGGTGCGACCATACAGAACCTGGCCCAGCTAGCCCCAGCCGGCAGCACCATCTTGGCCATGCCCTGTGGCTCGGGGGATGGAGAGGATGAACAGACCACCATAGAGGTGACTTCGCTGGCCGAGGAGCTGGAGGACAAATAG
- the STMN3 gene encoding stathmin-3, with protein MASTVSAYKEKMKELSMLSLICSCFYSQPHASTIYQYEDMEVKQLNKRASGQSFEVILKSPSDLSPDSPPLAVSPRKRDISLEELQKRLEAAEERRKSQEAQVLKQLAEKREHERDVLHRAIEDNNNFSRMAEEKLNYKMELSKEIRDAHLAALRDRLREKELHAAEVRRNKEQREEMSG; from the exons CCTACAAGGAGAAGATGAAGGAGCTGTCCATGCTGTCCCTGATCTGCTCCTGCTTCTACTCCCAGCCACACGCCAGCACCATCTATCAGTATGAAG ACATGGAAGTGAAACAGTTAAATAAAAGGGCATCCGGGCAGAGCTTCGAGGTCATTTTGAAGTCACCTTCGGACTTGTCACCTGACAGCCCACCCCTCGCTGTGTCCCCCAGGAAGAGGGACATCTCTCTGGAGGAGCTTCAGAAGAGACTGGAGGCTGCAGAGGAGAGGCGGAAG TCCCAGGAGGCACAGGTGCTCAAACAGCTGGCGGAGAAACGGGAACATGAGCGAGACGTCCTCCATCGGGCCATCGAAGATAACAACAACTTCAGCCGCATGGCCGAGGAGAAACTGAACTACAAGATGGAGCTGAGTAAGGAGATCCGCGACGCACACCTGGCTGCGCTGAGGGATCGTCTCCGCGAGAAG GAGCTGCACGCGGCAGAAGTTCGCAGGAACAAGGAGCAGAGAGAAGAGATGTCTGGATGA